A stretch of DNA from Brachyhypopomus gauderio isolate BG-103 chromosome 7, BGAUD_0.2, whole genome shotgun sequence:
TTGACCTCATCCGCTCTTCTGAATCGTTTTAGCTGCCTGAGTcgcatatattcagacttcaccctcctcctccagcaCACCGGACCCTTCTCCGATTTCTTCCCGGTCAAGCCCATCGTTTCCCTGCAGAGGAAGAGAGCGTATGAAGTGACTTAAGGACAAACCAAACCATTCACTAGCTGCAAACTATCAGCGCTGTGTTCTTGCATGAAGTGTTCTTGCATAAAAAGAGATCAAAGAAAACGCTGCTAATACGAGGTGACAGTTAGCAGGGGAATGTGTTCATATGTATTTGATCCACTCTCGACAGCTGAAACAAAATGCATCACAAGCTGTTCATGTCTGGCGTACTGTAGAACTCTGTCTCTTTGGACTCCTCGCGTGGTAGACGCTGGTGAAGTGTGAAGGAACACCAACGTGAGTTCACAAGTACAGATCTGTGGGCACGTTCACCGAGCTTTGCATCTTGGATGGACCTTATCCAAATGGTTTGCAAAGACTCGAAAATTCAGTAGACGAAAATGTCACAGTAAAAATAGAAACCGCCATCTGCATGTCTTATATCACAGTTGGACAATTTCGGTCAGGCAAACGGCACTACCAACAACCCCCGTCTCCACCCCcaaccaaaaaaaaacagaaacagaaaaacCCACATCATGGACTTTCCATTACACGAAATTCgctgtgtgtgagtatttgtgCACGAGTACGTTTGGCAAAACTGACAGAAGGCGTAAAGACACTGAACACACAGGCGTCCTGACGGTACTGGTAAATATTTTGACCATCAACATTTGAACCATTGAACACCAGACACTCCAATCACAGTGACTGCTGAATCCAGACTCCCATAAACGAACCCAGCTCAGAAAACCTCAGGTGTGTGTCGTGTAATATGGTAACTACATAACTACTACACTATTACACAAGTGTAATAAACAGGACAACACATGTAAACTAATACTGGTAAATGaagcattttgttttttatagTCCACGCACAGATGTGGCCGACACTGTGTCGATGATCACTAGAAGACTGATTAACCAAAAACACATGATGTTGTGGCTTCACGGAACATCTGGGTGACGAGAGCTCGGCTGGAAACTGGACCCGACGTTGAGTTCAAGTCAAAGGCAGTTCGATCACATTAGCACAACCATCAGGGGTTTCAGTGCTGGGCGCTCCGTGTTTCTGCTCAAGCGACACATTCCGAGAAAGTTGGCTAGCTACATTTCCCAGCTAACCGGTTAAATATTAACAACGCGCGACAATGAACCAGTGTGCGAAATTAAATGAATCCTCACACACTTTCACCACATTCGAGACGTTTGATCAGATCAACAGCGTGAGGCGAGCGGACAAGTCACCTGTGTCGCCAGATCCAGCCCTAGCTAGCCGTCCGACACCGAGTCTTGGGCTTTTACAAACTCACCCTTCATCAGCTCGCCTGGTTCTTTTTACACCAGGACCTCGTGGCTGCCTGGAAGTGAGCCAGCCCGGTTACCAAGAGGCCGGTGTTGTTCTGGTTCGTGGCGGCTCGGTGTGGACCGGGCTAGCGGCGGCGGCAGCGGCGCGTCCTCGCTGTGGGACTAGTTAGCAGCGCTAGCTTCACCTCAGCACCAGTGGCTAGCGTAGCCGCCGCGAGCTAACGAGCTACCGTAGCGCGAACGAGCCAAACGAGGCGGTTCCGTGTCGCGTAGTTCCTACCTGTAGGGGTCCAGTCCGCATGAAATGAGGCGACCTTCTCGTCAGCTCGGAACCGCGGGCTGGAGACGGACGGCGGGCGCGtgagaccgagagagagagagcggggggTCGCGTCACCTCACAGCGCTCGCGACTCACGATACCGGCAGGCTCGCGACGATAAACAAAGCCAACCGTCCTTTTCGCCCCGCACCTCAGACCCTCACACTCACGGGCCCACTTGTGAATTACTGAcaaatttaattacatttaattCGCCTAAAATGTTTCGATATTTCCGTTTTTGTAACTATTCAAACCCcgctttctctgtctctttgaCTCGGAATTCGCCGCCCACTTTGGGCACTGCAGAACCAACGAGCGCCAAACATATAAACCAATCGTATTGGTCCATATTCAAACTTCTTATGTCCACGGGTTCCGATAGGCCAGGTCGTACCTCCGACTTATCCAATCAGATGCGGTTCTGCGTTGGGGGCCCAGAACGGGGGACATGTGGAGAAGTTCTCTTTGTTCTTGATTTTGAACGAATACATTTTTGTGTGAATAACCGGCGCCTTGTGTGACCGGTACGACCTTATTTGATTGTTCACTATATATCGCTCAAATTAATTGTGATCTGGAGCTAACAGTAGCTATATGTATAGCTTTTGTCAGCATTATATTGATACAACTGAAATACCTTTCTGTAGAAAATAAACTATATAAATAATACGAACAATGTGTACATTTGGTAATACATTTCGACATGAATTATAATGCGTGATTATCTTGACGATGTAAACATGTCACTTCGTTTTTAGCTGTAAAATGTGCTAAGTTAGCTAACTACTTCCTGTATACTCTGAACTCCGGTCAACCAGTTTACCAAGTCCCGCCTACTTTTAAGACGTCATCACTACGACACCAACTACGTCAGCCTACATTCATAACCGCGTTCAGATCTTTGATCTGGATTAAAGAAAACGGTTTAACTGTCATTCCGATTAACCATTACCAAATCCGGGAAACCTTGTTTGTAAATCTTCGTTTTCTCGTTCAAGAAGTTTTAGTAGATCACTTGTATTAGAAGTCAGCATGATAAATTCGACCAACTTCTAGGCTATATCGCATATTCAAACACGTTACATCTGTCCGTGGTTGTCTTTCTCGGGGACTCCTACGGTAGATGCGCCTGGCTCTGGATCCACGCAATTCTTCACATCTTGCTGGAAAAGATGGTTGCATgtcatcatttatttatttggttgcTTTTTATGAACAGGCTTTTATAATCATTTTagttatttagtttatttttggTATGATATAAGGAAGTTCAGGCTGTCATACAGCCTGATCAGTCCAACCACCACAGCTGTGTGTTTTGGTCATGGTCCTCAGCCTGTTAAAACACAACACTTCACCTGGCCCATTCAACCATCTTCAAGAAAGAAAGATGCAGAGAACCCAATTTCTGCGTATACACAAAACTGCATAAAGATTTGCATAAAGATCTTTACCAAGACAAATGCCCCAATACTGTTGCGATGTAGCCAATTAACACCATTTTGTTAGTTTATGAGACAAATACCGAGCATAATCAACAGCTAGGCAGGTAAGCTGTGAAGGTCAAGATGGGAGAAAGAGTCAGGCTAGCTCAAGAAGCTTCACCAGGGCATGCACAGGCCCACTATAAACCCAACCGCAGTTCTCCCAACAGGTGTGTACAGCTCCAACAGaacatccattcatttttcacttttcccccatttttatttaaaaagattttgaaaaaacaaaaaacccccaAACAGTGCATGCTCTGGAATGACAAGAAAAATCTGCTTTCAGAAACAACGATTACAACAGATCAGACATACAGAGCCCGTGTTTCATCACCCACTCCAGATTACGTATCTGTATCTGAACGTGTCAAGTTCATAGTTTCTCAAAAACTCCTAGAGTTCATCCTTCTTCTGCGATAATTTTGTGGCATGTTCTTCCACAAACTTGGTTAAACTCTCAAGATCCCGTTCTCCACCTGCAAATTTAAGGGGTTGCTGTTTCTTGTTGCTGGGGGCAAAGTATATTGTGGGGAACCCTTCCACTTTGTAGGCGTCGTGCGGAACATCATTGGCAGTGGCATCCATTTTGGCAATCACTAGATTCTTCTCATTCTTGTATTTCTTTCCAAGAGCCAGGTAGTCGGGCTCCATTTTTTTGCAGTGACCACACCAAGGGGCGTAGAACTCCACAAGGACATCTTTCTTCGTATCCAGGACGATTTCATCAAAGGTTTTACCAACGACAACCTTCACCGGTCCCTTGTTGCTCTTGGGAACAGGCTGCGATTTGATGACTGGCTTCAGCTTGCCTGTTAAGGAGTACACAAAATACATCACACCACTGATTATACACCTTCTGGAAGGGCCTTAGATCTGTTCCATGATGGCATTACAGTCTTAGCTTTGATCATTCATGCATGGCAAACTGAGCTTGTAGCGTTGGCACTAAACTGATGAGCATGTCTACACTCCTTAGCGGATCAGTTTTTCGTTCAAGATCCAACAGCAATGCATAACCCTCACCTTTTTTGAAGGCCACAACGAATTCACGAAGCACTTCAGAGTCGAACTCCTCTGGTTCCATCGCATACTTCTTCCCCCCATCTGCGAGAATGCCGACGTTCACCTCCTCACCACTATCACTTAGACCAAGGCTCCGAATCTCTTCGGCATAGTCTTCCTCATCTGCGATGGCGAACGTGTACTCTGGGAAGTCCTTGGCCACCTCCAGAACTTTACTCCTCCAAAACTGTGTGGCTGTGGGGAGAAATGCCAGTAGACTTAAGCTTAGCACACTGTTCACATTTCAAACTCTCCATACTCCACACGCTCCTCCAACAAAAAGAACAGCTGCTGCTGGTTTCCTACAAGGCACACTGATGGCTCACCACAACACCAGCATCTGTATTTACTGTTCAGCTGAATATGTCCGACACTTACCAACTCTATAATCAAAGCTGAAGTCAACTCCATAATACaccaccaccagggggcgctggGTGTACCGCATTGCATCATTGCTCTGCTTTCTGTGTCCTACTAACGGTAGTGTGTGTTTCTTGACGAAATCTTGAAATTCAGAGGCTGCCGTGGAATCCTGGGCAGAAAAATGGCTAAACTCAGACACACTGCAAGGAAAGCCTTCGTTCGTCTGCTTGTTACTCGAGACTCTACAGGACTTACTGTAATCGTTAAAGAGTAGGACGAGGCCTCGTATTTTGACCTAAACTTCTCAGGCTGGAGCATGACCACCTGTCCAGGTGAGGCCTTAAGGAATTTGGCGAGGTCACTGCTGAACGTGTGCCGGAATTTGTAATGATCTCTCAGGTTATTACcttcaaggacacacacacacacaatattataAAGATCCTGAAACGATCCGGTACTATACACATTAGTATATGTGAAAGATCATCGTTTAGCGAACATTCAGAAGTCTTTTTACTAACTTACATGCTTCCTGGTAGAGCTCATATCCAGCATCTTCTTCGTTGGAGAACACTCCAACAATCAGTGCATCATCTCCATCTTTCAGCAGTTCCTGAATTTGTTTCAGGGCTTGAACTTGTTTGGATGGAGTTCCTGCCTGTTCACTCATGTAATTAACAatacctggggggggggggggggggttgccgtCAACTGCATGAATCTAAACACGTAACGGCAGCAAACACAATACTCCGGAATCTCAAGACGAGTAGTTTCACACAACATACCCAATTTCTCTCGTGGCCCGTTGTACTCAAAAGCCTTGCCCTTCCTGAAGATCTTGAGCGACGGGTACCCAGATACATCGAAGCGGGAAGCAATTTCCGTCTCCACGGTCGCATCGACTTTAGCCAGTGGAATTGGTGGAGTGCGAGTGCCGAGTTCCTTAGCAGCCTTCTCGTACTCTGGAGCGAGTCTCTTACAGTGGCCACACCTGTCAACACCACATGTTAACATGCACATCTAGACCACCAGGTGCAAGAACCAGCTCTCCAATGGCACTGCATCAACACATCAAATAAACCAATAAAACCAACCAGGGTGCATAGAACTCCACTAGAATGATGTCAGCATTATTGACCACATCATCAAAGTTGTCCTTGGTCAGGACCAGCGTGGCCTCCGGAGGTGGTTTCCAGTCCGGCCTGGAGATTTCCTTAACTCGCTCGACGATCTCTGTTTAGAGCAAACCAGAGTGTTAGCATCACAAACACAGCAGAGCAGCATTTATTATCAGGTTAAGGTTCATTCTCAGAGTGTTAGCATTACCAAGCAGAATTAAGGATTTAATGTTTACTACAAGTCACCTTTTTCATTTCGTTCCCCGTCATAATCCACTGGCTCTCCCTTTTTCAAAATTTTGATGGTTGGGTAACCAGACACCTCAAATCTACTCCCAAGAGCACTTGATGTGGTAGCATCCACTTTCACCACAGGGATCGGTGGATCACTCTCCTTTAGAGTTTGGGCAATTTTCTCATATTCGGGGGCAAACTGCTTGCAGTGACCACACCTGATAATGGAAAACAAACATTGTTTGCACAGTGAAGTCTTTCAAAAGGGCCTGATGAAATGTGTCTATCAGTAACTCACCATGGTGCATAGAACTCCACAAGAACAGTGTCCTTGCCTTCCATGAAGGTGTCAAAGTTGGCATCAGTGAGAATCAGTACTCCATTCTCCTCTTTGACTTCAgtgccatcatcatcatcatcatcttcaatTTCACTCCCTTCCTCCTTTGCACCGAGATCTTCTGCTAAATTTTACCCAAAATAAGACGGTTAATCAGAAAACCTGTGCCACTCACCTAAGATTCCGTGCAATagatattttcatacattttaaATACCATCAGAAGCAAATAAAAACACTTAAAAAGTCCGCATGTAGTTTGTTTTGTGAATTTTCCTTAAACACGCCGAGCTACAGAAAATATCAGTATATGCACTGGGTCGTGCACAATATTACATTATTTCCATTCTTACATGAACACACTCATGAACACTAACACAGTGGAGCCTGGGGCCCGTGTGTACATTAGTAGCCTCAATATTCCGCGACACGTCTAACAAACAGATACTTTCTTTCTGGGGTTTCAAATCATGAGAGTCCCGACCGCAGCGTGGCTAAAACACGAGCGATAGACTGGGAACCCCGCCGGACCGAACCGCTGGTAATTATCGGAGGTTCCTCACCGTCTTCCTCGCACCGGCCGAGTGAAACGAAGTGAGTCACTCCGAGCAGCACGACCAACAGAACCGCGACCTTCTTCATGTCTGCGGGGTCTACGGGGCTTCTGTGCTCGTCTCTTCCGTGACCAGCGCGGGCGGCGTGCAGTGCTCTAACGCGCCGGTTAGTTCGAGTTTTTAGCTTGTAAAATAACTGCGTTAAATCAGAAGTGGCCGTAAGTGTGAAGTTACCGTGATGTGATCGTCCCTAAGCACGATTGTCTTAACTGGCTTTGCGTGCTTTGCCACTTCGCAACTTGAACTTGTCTGACTTGCCACGCTATGATTGGCTGTCTCGCCACGGACTCCTCCAATCACACATCGCCACTCAAGTCCGGAACTCATATACGTTCAGAACAACAATTGGATGATGGTCCGCGAGATCCAACGCTATTGGCCACAGAGCTGCCTTTCCTCAAGACGTTTTTTTAATTAAGACGGAAACTCCATAACAAACACTGAAGGTGTAGGAATGCCATCACTAGCACGTAAACTCTTTAGGCCGCTTTTATCTTACTGTAATGTGGTAGAGAGATTACATTGTGATTATTTATTTGACGTTGTTGGTTACCATGTAATCATGTGTGCGCCTATATGTACTACATATAATAGTGAAGTTTACAAGTTTTCTGTGGAAACAGGATATTTTTATCTGAAACAGTGTATCTTTATTGTACCTTTATTAAGGGATAAAACataccaatatatatatatatatacattatccTTTAGAAAGTACAGAATTGCAAAGCATATTTTGCATGTTTTGCATATTTTCACTTTCACAGGCTTTTGCAAGCATGTCCTCAACAGTACAGACCCAGAACATTTACTATTTCCTCCTCAGAATCAGTCTGGTTTTTCAAGAGTTTGTAGGTACATACATAACAGGCCTGATCACTTCTTGTGACATGAATTACTTGTTCTAGGCTACACCAGGCACTGTGGTGGGCAGTATCAACTTGAGCGTGGTCTTGTCTTGCCACATAGAGGTTCTGTGATCTGTTGATGCTCAAGTTAGTGTGGATCGGTGCTTAGCATGGGGGTCATGGGTCAGTGTCCGTATCTGGGTGGAgcttccatgttctccctgtgtctgcatgGGTTTCTTGTGGAGGTCTCTGGTTTCCTTCCACAGTCCACAAACATGGACGTTAGGTCAAACTGGCTGTCCTAATGAACtgtcctggtgtgtgtgcatgaatgattGCGTGTCTGCACGCCCCCTGGTGGCTGGTGCTTCCTCATCCTGCACTCGACTCCCCCGCGGTCTGCGGTTTCTGGCTGAGGGTACGCCGTGTGCTGCTGCTGCTCCCCACCAGCGTGACAGGATGTAAAAAGCTGTGTGTTAACTGAACGTGTCCTTGAGTTTctggaaaggtgctatataaatgtaactTCATTCATTCGGAGTATTGCCACATTCAATCTGAACACTGATGACTTGACTCCTGCAAAAGGAGGTTTGAGAGTGGGCTGATGTCTCTGCAGGTGCATCCCTGATGTGGATTATTCCTCTGCTCTGGTGAAAACGTTGAAGGGTTTTCCATTCAAGTTGTGACCTTGTAATGAAATTAGTACATATTTACATAGTTGATGTTTACTTTGGCATTAATGTGAATTGCACCTGTACAGAGTTTTGCTGCAGCCCTGTGTGCACATGTACCTTACACTTCTGTCTTCAGGTGGACAAGGAGAGACCCCAGACACACAGGACCCCTCCGCCCTCATTACAGTCACTGTGTTATCAACCTATTATCAAAAACACACTTGTGAATAGAGATAGTATGTCACAAAACCAGCGAATCCACCCAGGAAACACCAAACAATCTGTGTCTAGTGTATGAAAGACCTTTTTTTATGAAAGTGAAACACTCTGAAACATTTACATGCTTCCCCAGAAAGCAGCAGAAACATTAACAGCACTGTGTATTACTGCCACGGATCACCTACTGGAAATACGACCACTTcggagctgtagtgatgtgcaGAGCAAATGAAACTCTGGTAGTCCTCTTCCACAGCAAGGGGGTCCTGGCCGTCGGACACAGCACTCAGACGGAACAATAGCTCATCAATGAGATCTTCAAACTCATCCAGGAAGAGATTCTATGCAGAAAAGCACAGCTGTAATGTCTCTGGTCAACAGGGATGACAGTTTACTGAACACTAGTTCAGTAGTTATTTGTACATATTCGAACACTTTTGTCAGGTCTTTCTGTTCTGTGTTGCTTACGTTAGTATGCGCATTATAATCACTCCTCCGGACTCTGCCTTTGCCAGCGAGAGTCATAAACATGTCTCTGATATAACTGAGCAGTTCAGAGACAGATACGTGAGCTTTTCTCCTTTTAGATTTTGCTGCCGTTTTCACAAAGAAGGTGATGGCACCAGTTATCTGTAAAACAGTCATGATCAAACACAAGGTGCAGTTTGAATAGTGCCGATAGTGCAGTATGTTGCTGATGTTACTCATATGTATGTTACTCAAACATGCTACTCATATGTTACTCTTATGCATGTTATTCATATGTACAGAgacttg
This window harbors:
- the pdia4 gene encoding protein disulfide-isomerase A4 isoform X2 produces the protein MKKVAVLLVVLLGVTHFVSLGRCEEDEDLGAKEEGSEIEDDDDDDGTEVKEENGVLILTDANFDTFMEGKDTVLVEFYAPWCGHCKQFAPEYEKIAQTLKESDPPIPVVKVDATTSSALGSRFEVSGYPTIKILKKGEPVDYDGERNEKEIVERVKEISRPDWKPPPEATLVLTKDNFDDVVNNADIILVEFYAPWCGHCKRLAPEYEKAAKELGTRTPPIPLAKVDATVETEIASRFDVSGYPSLKIFRKGKAFEYNGPREKLGIVNYMSEQAGTPSKQVQALKQIQELLKDGDDALIVGVFSNEEDAGYELYQEACNNLRDHYKFRHTFSSDLAKFLKASPGQVVMLQPEKFRSKYEASSYSLTITDSTAASEFQDFVKKHTLPLVGHRKQSNDAMRYTQRPLVVVYYGVDFSFDYRVATQFWRSKVLEVAKDFPEYTFAIADEEDYAEEIRSLGLSDSGEEVNVGILADGGKKYAMEPEEFDSEVLREFVVAFKKGKLKPVIKSQPVPKSNKGPVKVVVGKTFDEIVLDTKKDVLVEFYAPWCGHCKKMEPDYLALGKKYKNEKNLVIAKMDATANDVPHDAYKVEGFPTIYFAPSNKKQQPLKFAGGERDLESLTKFVEEHATKLSQKKDEL
- the pdia4 gene encoding protein disulfide-isomerase A4 isoform X1, which encodes MKKVAVLLVVLLGVTHFVSLGRCEEDAEDLGAKEEGSEIEDDDDDDGTEVKEENGVLILTDANFDTFMEGKDTVLVEFYAPWCGHCKQFAPEYEKIAQTLKESDPPIPVVKVDATTSSALGSRFEVSGYPTIKILKKGEPVDYDGERNEKEIVERVKEISRPDWKPPPEATLVLTKDNFDDVVNNADIILVEFYAPWCGHCKRLAPEYEKAAKELGTRTPPIPLAKVDATVETEIASRFDVSGYPSLKIFRKGKAFEYNGPREKLGIVNYMSEQAGTPSKQVQALKQIQELLKDGDDALIVGVFSNEEDAGYELYQEACNNLRDHYKFRHTFSSDLAKFLKASPGQVVMLQPEKFRSKYEASSYSLTITDSTAASEFQDFVKKHTLPLVGHRKQSNDAMRYTQRPLVVVYYGVDFSFDYRVATQFWRSKVLEVAKDFPEYTFAIADEEDYAEEIRSLGLSDSGEEVNVGILADGGKKYAMEPEEFDSEVLREFVVAFKKGKLKPVIKSQPVPKSNKGPVKVVVGKTFDEIVLDTKKDVLVEFYAPWCGHCKKMEPDYLALGKKYKNEKNLVIAKMDATANDVPHDAYKVEGFPTIYFAPSNKKQQPLKFAGGERDLESLTKFVEEHATKLSQKKDEL